From one Lycium ferocissimum isolate CSIRO_LF1 chromosome 7, AGI_CSIRO_Lferr_CH_V1, whole genome shotgun sequence genomic stretch:
- the LOC132063234 gene encoding germin-like protein subfamily 1 member 19, producing the protein MSMCWFITTLSVTAFFSSPAYAYDPNPLQEICVPVNDSKTAVFVNGKICKDPKLAKADDFFASGLNVSGNAVPGFGFAIKTVDVNNMPGLNTLGISIIRVDLEPQHPFALHTHPRASALMTILEGTLYAGFFVPDAANFFKSHLFSKILNPRDVFVYPQGLIHFVYNVGHKKATFLASLNSQNP; encoded by the exons ATGAGCATGTGCTGGTTCATAACAACTTTATCCGTTACTGCTTTCTTTTCTTCCCCTGCTTATGCTTATGATCCCAACCCTCTACAGGAGATATGTGTTCCAGTTAACGACTCTAAGACTGCTG TCTTCGTGAATGGAAAGATTTGCAAAGACCCAAAGCTTGCAAAAGCAGATGATTTCTTTGCTTCAGGTCTTAATGTTAGTGGAAATGCAGTGCCTGGGTTTGGTTTTGCTATAAAGACTGTTGATGTAAACAACATGCCTGGACTTAACACTCTTGGTATTTCTATTATTCGTGTTGACTTGGAACCACAACATCCTTTTGCACTTCACACGCACCCTCGAGCTTCTGCGCTGATGACTATCCTGGAGGGTACTCTCTATGCAGGATTTTTTGTCCCTGATGCTGCAAACTTCTTTAAAAGTCatctcttctccaaaatcttgaatcctAGAGATGTGTTTGTGTACCCACAAGGTCTAATTCACTTCGTGTATAATGTGGGACACAAAAAAGCTACTTTTCTCGCTTCTTTAAACAGTCAAAATCCTTGA